The following proteins are co-located in the Flavobacteriales bacterium genome:
- a CDS encoding T9SS type A sorting domain-containing protein: MKFIKLFFLFFISTLVVGSSIAQEICDNGTDDDGDFTTDLNDSDCVCTTSSNSTIGVEGDGVESISAGTSIRGCGDFKLEAIPNLGGCDYQWYLHGIALAGELGTNTIAGASYLLDIGANGYGLGTYTFRTECGGDFDCVTFFISQLENAVILSNNKLDGNFTSGNYRWLDCENNMLAVDSEVEQSFLPITSGVFARELTEQGCIDTANCISICKNFIEGSVAVDGSPLNSGYVELLDVDSNIVSSINLDVTGGFIFENLCNDSLIVLATVTGTSAAEFSPTYYFQSRDFQDAEIFELDYSIGGVDIDVLHILGYKDVMGRDDSIDIYPNPSQEIFNVYSENAISKIEVYSTSGTKLLSTEKSSFQLENQTSGIYFVAITTPKGMLYRKVVLID, translated from the coding sequence TTGAAATTCATAAAACTCTTTTTCTTATTTTTCATTTCTACATTAGTAGTTGGTAGCTCTATTGCACAAGAAATCTGTGATAATGGAACAGATGATGATGGTGATTTTACTACCGATTTAAACGATTCTGATTGTGTTTGTACTACAAGTAGCAATTCAACTATTGGAGTAGAAGGTGATGGTGTAGAAAGTATTTCTGCAGGTACTTCTATTAGGGGATGTGGCGATTTTAAACTCGAGGCTATTCCTAATTTAGGTGGGTGCGATTACCAATGGTACTTGCATGGTATTGCATTAGCTGGAGAATTAGGTACTAATACTATAGCTGGAGCGAGCTACCTTCTCGATATTGGGGCAAATGGTTATGGATTAGGAACATATACGTTTAGGACGGAGTGTGGAGGGGATTTTGATTGTGTAACATTCTTTATATCCCAATTAGAAAATGCGGTAATATTATCGAATAATAAGCTGGATGGGAATTTTACTTCCGGGAACTATCGTTGGTTAGATTGCGAGAATAATATGCTGGCCGTAGATAGTGAAGTTGAACAATCATTCTTACCAATTACTTCTGGCGTATTTGCTCGCGAGCTTACAGAGCAGGGCTGTATTGATACGGCCAATTGCATCTCGATTTGCAAAAACTTTATAGAAGGATCGGTAGCTGTTGATGGTTCTCCATTAAATTCAGGCTATGTGGAACTTCTAGATGTTGATAGTAATATTGTTTCTAGTATTAATTTAGATGTGACTGGGGGATTTATATTTGAAAACTTATGCAACGATAGTTTAATAGTATTGGCTACAGTTACAGGGACAAGTGCTGCAGAATTTTCGCCAACCTATTACTTTCAATCTAGAGATTTTCAAGATGCGGAGATATTTGAACTTGACTACAGTATTGGCGGTGTAGATATAGATGTATTACATATTTTGGGTTATAAGGATGTGATGGGGAGAGATGACTCAATTGATATTTATCCTAATCCTTCTCAAGAAATTTTTAACGTGTATTCTGAGAATGCTATTAGTAAGATTGAAGTGTATTCGACGAGTGGTACAAAGTTATTGTCTACAGAAAAGTCTTCTTTTCAATTAGAAAATCAAACAAGTGGTATATACTTTGTTGCCATAACAACTCCGAAGGGTATGTTATACCGAAAGGTTGTATTGATTGATTAG
- a CDS encoding sodium:solute symporter, whose protein sequence is ITVILSVMLIWLYTFKGGMKTIIYTDTLQTLFMLLAVGVTFYILATEMDSSVFSLFGTALSSEYSQIFFFEDWRASNFFPKHLLSGMFIAITMTGLDQDMMQKNMSCKNIGEAQKNILWFSIVLLFVNLLFLMLGALLYVYAGREGLDLPDKRDLLYPLIAKSNLGMAGAVIFLLGLIAAAYSSADSALTSLTTSFCKDFLVQGNEDEISNKKRYLVHAMFSVILMLVIIGFNYMNDDSVVWKLFKMAGYTYGPLLGLFSFGIFSSRIVKDKLVPIVCIVSPIICYFLNEFSEYFLFGYQFGFEILLVNGALTFMGLYLISKNKSSVDAG, encoded by the coding sequence GATTACCGTTATCCTATCTGTAATGCTGATATGGCTCTATACTTTTAAAGGTGGAATGAAAACGATTATTTATACAGACACTCTGCAAACGTTGTTTATGCTATTGGCTGTAGGAGTTACTTTCTATATACTGGCTACAGAAATGGATAGTAGCGTGTTTTCTCTTTTTGGTACTGCTCTTTCTAGCGAGTATTCTCAAATATTTTTCTTTGAAGATTGGAGGGCTAGTAATTTTTTCCCTAAACACTTATTAAGTGGGATGTTTATAGCCATTACAATGACTGGATTAGACCAAGATATGATGCAAAAGAATATGAGTTGTAAGAATATTGGGGAAGCACAAAAGAATATTTTATGGTTTAGTATTGTCCTCTTATTTGTGAATTTATTGTTTTTGATGCTTGGTGCACTATTATATGTGTATGCTGGTAGAGAAGGACTGGATCTTCCGGATAAAAGGGACTTACTATACCCTTTAATTGCAAAAAGTAATTTGGGCATGGCAGGTGCGGTAATATTTTTACTGGGATTAATTGCTGCTGCATATTCAAGTGCAGATTCAGCACTCACTTCCTTAACAACTTCGTTTTGTAAAGATTTTCTCGTTCAAGGCAATGAGGATGAAATATCGAATAAGAAAAGGTATTTGGTTCATGCGATGTTCTCTGTAATTCTAATGCTCGTAATAATAGGTTTTAACTACATGAACGACGACAGCGTTGTTTGGAAGTTGTTTAAAATGGCAGGGTATACATACGGTCCTTTGTTAGGACTATTTAGTTTTGGGATCTTCTCCAGTCGAATTGTTAAAGATAAGCTTGTGCCAATAGTTTGTATCGTATCACCAATTATATGCTATTTCCTCAATGAGTTTTCTGAATATTTCTTATTTGGATATCAATTTGGTTTTGAAATACTTCTTGTGAATGGAGCTTTAACTTTTATGGGATTGTATCTTATCTCGAAAAATAAATCGTCGGTAGATGCTGGCTAA
- a CDS encoding sigma-70 family RNA polymerase sigma factor, with product MEINDENIGKYLKDGKDEAFEYVYRNYYPFMCKFAMTILRDFDAAKDVSQSTIFKMWKSRESIKTDQSIKAYLIKAVKNNSLNYLRSTGKASDREALYEDSKDGPQTPDYFAKSELLAVVNKVLDGESEERSEIFRLRKFGGYSTKEVAEKLNINEKKVHYNMGVIMEKMAEVLKNYLTLAMIFFVELF from the coding sequence GTGGAAATTAACGATGAAAATATAGGCAAATATTTAAAAGACGGCAAGGACGAGGCGTTTGAATACGTGTATCGTAACTATTATCCATTTATGTGTAAGTTCGCAATGACAATACTTCGTGATTTTGATGCTGCGAAGGATGTATCTCAATCCACTATATTCAAAATGTGGAAAAGCCGTGAATCGATTAAAACCGATCAAAGTATTAAAGCCTATTTGATTAAAGCTGTAAAGAATAATTCACTCAATTACTTGAGATCTACAGGTAAAGCTTCCGATAGAGAGGCCTTATATGAAGATAGCAAGGATGGTCCACAGACTCCAGATTATTTTGCTAAATCAGAATTATTAGCTGTTGTGAATAAAGTATTAGATGGTGAATCGGAGGAGCGTAGTGAGATATTTAGATTAAGGAAGTTTGGAGGTTATTCTACTAAGGAAGTGGCTGAAAAGCTTAATATTAATGAGAAGAAGGTTCATTATAATATGGGTGTCATTATGGAAAAGATGGCAGAGGTATTGAAAAACTACTTAACTCTAGCGATGATTTTTTTTGTTGAATTATTTTAA
- a CDS encoding STN domain-containing protein yields MPKVYLVLILILASYTVFSQNLLDKKISLQVKDKPLIEVIFTISELSGINFTLNSALIPVEEKTTIQATNMRLKDVLSILFLEYNIEYKEFNGYLVIYKKRGVESVYKNPFSPEVVKTYNPLIEEDIKVTEKHVIEKVLNDVKGKDKIEDLVILDSNNSESIKVKPNVGADTIIVEQVVMDVEEIDILVKDRAVVLDSVPLVKPLKQKYISIGAGTKSMNAMFLDDTISVGGVLHAQNIQFESSFNGDIKYHKKRWSVGVGIQYLKFYNNQQAQFSVDASYDTLVTDTIGSYYKLVPSSNSSSAVYDTVYSYYYGSVPSTVEAYAADNSSSRSTFTYIEFPFDISYELDNLNRFKLVLSSGFISSYLRKSDGFVLDSAGTEIVVAESSVSEFLFSVHGGLSVTYAFTKSFTWGVHSRFRKGITSIFNEDHYPIKKTNFLTLGVGIRYLFNK; encoded by the coding sequence ATGCCAAAGGTATATCTGGTATTGATTCTGATACTAGCCTCATACACCGTTTTTTCTCAAAATTTACTAGATAAAAAAATCAGTTTACAAGTAAAAGATAAACCTTTGATCGAGGTAATCTTTACAATTTCTGAGCTTTCAGGGATTAATTTCACATTGAATAGTGCGTTAATTCCAGTTGAAGAAAAGACAACTATTCAAGCAACTAATATGCGGTTGAAAGATGTTTTAAGTATTCTATTCTTAGAGTATAACATCGAATACAAAGAGTTTAATGGTTACTTGGTTATCTATAAGAAGAGGGGTGTAGAAAGTGTATACAAAAACCCGTTTTCTCCAGAGGTTGTTAAAACCTATAATCCTTTAATAGAAGAGGATATTAAGGTCACGGAAAAGCACGTGATTGAGAAGGTGTTAAATGATGTAAAAGGAAAAGATAAAATTGAGGATCTGGTTATTTTGGATTCTAATAATAGTGAGAGTATTAAGGTAAAGCCGAATGTGGGGGCGGATACAATTATCGTTGAACAAGTTGTAATGGATGTAGAGGAGATAGACATTCTGGTAAAAGACAGAGCCGTTGTTTTAGACAGTGTTCCCTTAGTGAAACCATTAAAACAAAAATACATTTCGATTGGAGCAGGAACCAAAAGCATGAATGCTATGTTTCTAGACGATACAATATCGGTTGGTGGAGTACTTCATGCCCAGAATATTCAGTTCGAGAGTTCGTTTAATGGGGATATTAAATACCATAAAAAACGTTGGTCTGTTGGTGTTGGCATTCAATATTTAAAGTTTTATAATAATCAGCAAGCACAGTTTTCTGTAGATGCTTCGTACGACACTTTAGTTACAGATACAATAGGCAGCTATTATAAACTTGTACCCTCATCTAATTCGTCTTCTGCTGTCTATGACACAGTTTATTCGTATTACTATGGATCAGTTCCTTCTACAGTAGAGGCGTATGCAGCAGATAATAGTAGTAGCAGAAGCACTTTCACATATATTGAGTTTCCCTTCGATATTAGTTATGAACTGGATAATTTGAACAGGTTTAAACTTGTTTTATCGTCTGGGTTTATATCATCCTATCTTCGAAAGAGTGATGGGTTTGTATTGGATTCTGCAGGAACAGAAATAGTTGTGGCCGAATCGTCTGTTTCTGAATTCTTATTTTCAGTTCATGGTGGGCTGTCTGTTACATATGCATTTACCAAAAGTTTTACTTGGGGAGTGCATTCTCGGTTCAGAAAAGGCATTACTTCAATTTTTAATGAAGACCACTATCCAATTAAAAAAACCAACTTTTTAACTTTAGGTGTTGGTATTCGATATCTCTTTAATAAATAA
- the lysA gene encoding diaminopimelate decarboxylase, with translation MNSEILLQAAGEFDSPLYVYDAEQIISNYKNFENAFNVKSLEIHYACKALSNPSVLKLFKELGAGLDCVSINEVKLGLSAGFEPNDILFTPNNISIAEYEEAITLGVRLNVDNLTMLEYMGINHPSIPVCVRINPHIMAGGNQNISVGHIDSKFGISIHQMPLAKRLVAKLNINVIGIHVHTGSDILDSNVFVQTADIIYDIVEQFDTVKFIDFGSGFKVKYHPNDLHTDIEAFGKKFSKSFNEFCERTGKDYTLQFEPGKYMTSESGYFLAKVNLVKQTTACVFVGIDTGFNHLIRPMFYDAYHDIENISNPNGDKNIYNVVGYICESDTFATDRMLNEVRKDDILAFKNAGAYCFTMASNYNSRFRPAEVLLHKGKLHLIRERETMEDLTKNLVDVDVSRWF, from the coding sequence ATGAACTCTGAAATACTTTTACAAGCTGCAGGTGAATTTGATTCACCTTTATATGTGTATGATGCTGAACAAATAATCAGCAACTATAAAAATTTCGAAAACGCGTTTAACGTTAAGAGCTTGGAGATACACTATGCTTGTAAGGCGCTGAGCAATCCATCGGTTTTAAAGCTATTTAAAGAATTAGGTGCTGGGCTTGATTGTGTTTCAATTAATGAAGTTAAACTTGGCCTAAGTGCTGGTTTTGAACCAAATGACATATTATTCACGCCAAATAATATCTCTATAGCTGAATATGAAGAGGCAATCACACTAGGAGTTAGGCTAAATGTAGATAACCTTACAATGTTAGAATACATGGGCATTAACCACCCAAGCATCCCTGTATGCGTTCGAATTAATCCTCACATTATGGCTGGAGGAAATCAAAATATTTCGGTTGGACATATTGATTCTAAATTCGGAATCTCTATTCATCAAATGCCTTTAGCAAAAAGGTTAGTGGCTAAACTCAACATCAACGTTATTGGTATCCATGTTCATACGGGGTCAGATATTTTAGATTCTAATGTATTTGTTCAGACAGCAGATATCATTTATGATATTGTTGAGCAGTTTGATACAGTTAAATTTATTGACTTTGGAAGTGGATTTAAAGTTAAATACCACCCAAACGATCTTCATACAGACATAGAGGCTTTTGGGAAAAAATTCAGCAAATCGTTTAATGAGTTTTGTGAACGAACAGGTAAAGATTACACCTTACAATTCGAACCAGGAAAATATATGACCAGTGAGTCTGGTTACTTTTTAGCCAAAGTGAATTTAGTTAAACAAACTACGGCTTGTGTATTTGTTGGTATAGATACTGGCTTCAATCACTTGATTCGTCCGATGTTCTATGACGCCTACCATGACATTGAAAATATTTCGAATCCAAACGGAGATAAAAACATTTACAATGTAGTTGGCTATATCTGTGAATCAGATACGTTCGCAACCGATCGTATGCTTAACGAGGTTAGAAAAGATGATATCCTTGCGTTCAAAAACGCAGGTGCATATTGCTTTACGATGGCTTCTAACTACAATTCAAGATTCAGACCTGCAGAAGTATTGCTTCATAAAGGAAAACTTCACCTTATCCGAGAAAGGGAAACAATGGAAGACTTGACTAAAAATCTAGTTGATGTAGATGTTTCGAGATGGTTTTAA
- a CDS encoding LexA family transcriptional regulator: MNYLSKNIGYLRKEKGLTQEQFADELKITRSRVGSYEEGRSEPSVITLLELSQFFNLPIDAIIQNDLTKSNNSSFIDIGNHRVLFPILVDDNNDNIIEVVPLAASAGYLKGYSDPEYITQLDKIKLPFVTNGKHRAFLINGDSMLPLKSGSYVIGRYVENLNEIKDGKTYVMITLNDGIVYKRVYDQTKKNQTLLLSSDNNTYSPYEIPVNDVMELWEFNCSIQNEEHDPDNLKINRMLKIIQDLQEEVATLQN, encoded by the coding sequence ATGAATTACTTATCAAAAAACATCGGTTACCTAAGGAAAGAAAAAGGCTTAACACAAGAGCAGTTTGCGGATGAATTAAAGATTACCCGATCGCGGGTTGGATCTTACGAGGAAGGAAGATCAGAACCATCCGTGATAACACTCCTTGAACTATCTCAGTTTTTCAATCTACCTATTGACGCGATAATCCAAAACGATCTCACAAAGTCGAACAACAGCTCCTTCATCGACATTGGCAATCACAGAGTACTGTTCCCTATTCTCGTAGATGACAATAACGACAACATTATCGAAGTAGTTCCTTTGGCCGCATCTGCTGGTTATTTAAAAGGATATTCCGATCCTGAATACATTACCCAACTCGATAAAATAAAGCTCCCTTTCGTTACGAATGGGAAGCATCGTGCATTTCTTATTAACGGAGATTCGATGCTGCCACTNAAAAGCGGATCTTATGTAATTGGTAGATATGTAGAAAACCTAAACGAAATTAAAGACGGNAAAACATACGTTATGATTACTCTTAACGATGGTATTGTATACAAAAGGGTTTACGATCAGACCAAAAAAAATCAAACACTTTTACTCAGTTCCGACAACAATACTTATAGCCCTTACGAAATACCAGTTAACGATGTAATGGAGCTGTGGGAGTTTAATTGCAGCATTCAAAATGAGGAACACGACCCCGACAATTTGAAAATAAATAGAATGCTAAAGATTATTCAAGACTTACAAGAGGAAGTAGCAACGTTGCAGAATTAG
- a CDS encoding SOS response-associated peptidase gives MCGRYAIVTKVKAIEKRFEVVASPEFKFNLNVNVSLGNMAPVITDANPDELQLFQFGFTPDWSKKQSYVINARSEGDFNRENDDRFTGKMGIARKPMFRKSIRSRRCLVVSDCFVEGSDKEKLNRPYLVYLKDGTRPFAFAGIWDEWVSTSIGEVVKSFAIITTVSNSVTKKIGHQRSPVILSPEDEKLWLTKDAPFDEVLNLLQPYPGELMNAYPISKEIKSPSANGVDLLQPIGQRVNKEYVYEVYDEIKLKGMGETKARERKNSEGQQGTLF, from the coding sequence ATGTGTGGAAGATATGCTATCGTAACAAAAGTAAAAGCCATCGAAAAAAGGTTTGAAGTTGTTGCTTCTCCTGAATTTAAGTTTAATCTAAATGTAAATGTGTCGTTGGGTAATATGGCGCCAGTTATTACAGATGCCAACCCAGATGAATTGCAGTTGTTTCAATTTGGCTTTACGCCAGATTGGAGTAAAAAACAATCGTATGTAATTAACGCGCGATCGGAAGGTGATTTTAATAGAGAGAATGATGATCGGTTTACGGGTAAGATGGGCATTGCTCGAAAGCCAATGTTTCGAAAGTCTATTCGGTCGAGGAGATGTTTGGTTGTGTCGGATTGTTTTGTAGAAGGGTCAGATAAGGAAAAACTGAATAGGCCTTACTTGGTTTATTTAAAGGATGGAACGCGACCATTTGCATTCGCCGGTATTTGGGATGAATGGGTAAGTACATCTATAGGAGAGGTTGTAAAATCGTTTGCTATAATTACTACAGTTTCTAATAGTGTTACGAAGAAGATAGGTCACCAGCGTTCTCCGGTAATTTTGTCTCCCGAAGACGAGAAGCTATGGCTTACAAAAGACGCACCGTTCGATGAAGTATTGAATTTGCTACAGCCTTATCCTGGCGAATTGATGAATGCATATCCAATCTCCAAAGAAATAAAATCGCCGAGTGCTAATGGGGTTGATTTATTGCAACCCATAGGGCAACGTGTTAATAAAGAGTATGTGTACGAAGTGTACGATGAGATTAAGTTAAAGGGGATGGGCGAAACTAAAGCAAGAGAAAGAAAGAATAGCGAAGGACAACAGGGTACGTTGTTTTGA
- a CDS encoding bile acid:sodium symporter family protein translates to MLAKLTALFPLWVIIACAISLIEPSLITWFNGPFITYGLGFIMLGMGITISINDFKQVIQFPKWVGLGLLLQFSVMPLVGYALGYLFNLPNEYAVGLVLVACCPGGTASNVVAFLAKANVALSVCMTAFSTSAAILLTPLLTGVLVGSRVDVDALGLFYSTLKVVFVPVLLGVLINTYLPKSAKSLGKISPLVAVVLIAMIVASVIGSQKEQILSSGFNLLLAVICLHFIGFVIGYTLSRWILKDKLVARTISIEVGMQNSGLGVVLARENFINPLTAIPSAMSSLTHSLIGSIAAAFWRGKR, encoded by the coding sequence ATGCTGGCTAAACTCACAGCACTTTTCCCTTTGTGGGTTATTATTGCATGTGCTATTTCATTAATAGAACCTTCGTTAATTACCTGGTTTAATGGTCCTTTTATTACCTATGGATTAGGTTTTATAATGCTTGGAATGGGTATTACTATTTCTATTAATGATTTTAAACAAGTAATACAGTTTCCTAAATGGGTAGGTCTGGGTTTGTTGTTACAGTTTAGTGTAATGCCGCTTGTGGGCTATGCGCTTGGGTATCTTTTTAATTTGCCAAATGAGTATGCAGTTGGTTTGGTACTGGTAGCGTGTTGCCCTGGTGGTACGGCATCGAATGTTGTTGCGTTTTTGGCAAAAGCAAATGTGGCACTTTCAGTTTGTATGACTGCTTTTTCTACCTCTGCGGCTATTTTGTTAACTCCTCTATTAACTGGTGTGCTCGTTGGGAGTCGGGTGGATGTGGATGCCTTAGGGCTTTTTTATAGCACTTTGAAGGTTGTTTTTGTTCCTGTATTACTTGGTGTCTTAATAAATACTTATCTACCTAAGTCAGCAAAAAGCCTCGGGAAAATATCTCCGCTAGTAGCAGTAGTATTAATTGCGATGATCGTTGCGAGTGTAATAGGTTCACAAAAGGAACAAATTCTTAGTTCTGGGTTTAATTTACTTCTTGCTGTAATTTGTTTGCACTTTATAGGGTTTGTGATTGGGTACACATTGTCTAGATGGATACTTAAGGATAAGCTAGTTGCAAGAACTATATCTATAGAGGTCGGAATGCAGAATTCTGGACTAGGTGTTGTTCTTGCACGTGAGAACTTTATTAACCCATTAACTGCAATTCCATCTGCAATGTCTAGTCTTACGCATAGCTTAATTGGTAGTATTGCTGCGGCATTCTGGCGAGGTAAACGCTAA
- a CDS encoding FecR domain-containing protein: MERAEEYKELIQKVISGDASPVEMKTLEAILNNDIEKNEYFVNISKVNDLSDQLGEFHKQLDVEADYQAFLKKKEDDGKIIPIGASYSGLNMIFKIAALFLISCGTWYAFNRTADVEIVADATSNENSEKVFSDMSTLKLSKNSKISYPKAFASNERIVNLQGEGYFEIESDPERPFIVQVGDISVKVLGTKFNVNARDLDSVVVTVIEGSVALYRNDDNDKMEGITAGMKGTLSHDNSKAEISTNENLNFLYWYNGKLKFVNSTLEEVAFVLNREMHSKIKINSNSIKNCLFSGSLDNVELSEILELLEITLGLDVEKSENKVLLSGEGC; this comes from the coding sequence GTGGAAAGGGCAGAAGAATATAAAGAGTTAATTCAGAAGGTAATCTCAGGTGATGCATCCCCAGTGGAGATGAAAACACTAGAGGCGATTTTGAATAACGATATAGAGAAGAACGAATATTTCGTAAATATTTCTAAAGTCAATGATTTAAGTGATCAGCTTGGTGAGTTTCATAAGCAATTAGATGTTGAGGCTGATTATCAAGCATTTTTAAAGAAGAAAGAAGATGACGGTAAAATAATTCCAATAGGGGCATCGTACTCTGGGTTGAATATGATTTTCAAAATCGCTGCTTTGTTTCTGATTTCTTGCGGTACTTGGTATGCTTTTAATAGAACCGCAGATGTAGAGATAGTTGCCGATGCTACTTCGAATGAGAATTCTGAAAAAGTATTTTCAGATATGAGTACGCTTAAATTGAGTAAGAATTCTAAAATTTCTTATCCAAAAGCATTTGCTTCGAATGAAAGAATTGTGAACTTACAAGGTGAAGGTTATTTTGAAATTGAGTCTGATCCGGAGAGACCATTTATTGTTCAGGTTGGGGACATAAGTGTAAAAGTATTGGGAACAAAGTTCAATGTGAATGCTCGTGATCTTGACTCTGTTGTTGTAACTGTAATAGAAGGATCTGTTGCGTTATACAGAAATGATGATAACGATAAGATGGAGGGAATTACAGCTGGGATGAAGGGGACTTTATCTCATGATAATTCCAAAGCGGAAATAAGTACAAATGAGAATTTGAACTTCCTATACTGGTATAACGGTAAATTAAAATTCGTAAATTCAACACTTGAAGAGGTAGCTTTCGTGCTTAATAGAGAGATGCACTCGAAGATTAAAATTAATAGTAATTCAATTAAGAACTGTCTATTTAGTGGAAGTCTGGATAATGTTGAATTATCAGAAATATTAGAATTGCTTGAAATTACTCTTGGTTTGGACGTTGAAAAGTCTGAGAACAAAGTGTTACTTTCAGGAGAAGGCTGCTAA
- a CDS encoding response regulator gives MEKLDEILLIEDNETTNYLNLRLLNKMKVASKITIQTNGQKAIDYLNDLQNNQKPCPKLIFLDLKMPVMDGFEFLHEFNKMECKIQKKTTVIVLSTSPLDIDVDRAEKLGANLYLNKILDQYKVESAFKAIA, from the coding sequence ATGGAGAAATTAGACGAAATATTATTGATAGAAGATAATGAAACAACAAATTATCTGAATCTTCGTCTGTTGAATAAAATGAAAGTTGCGAGTAAAATCACTATCCAAACCAACGGACAAAAGGCAATTGATTATTTAAACGACTTGCAAAACAATCAAAAGCCATGTCCTAAATTGATCTTCTTAGACTTGAAGATGCCTGTAATGGATGGGTTTGAGTTTTTACACGAATTCAATAAAATGGAGTGTAAAATCCAAAAGAAAACGACTGTAATAGTTTTGTCTACTTCTCCATTAGATATAGATGTTGACAGAGCTGAAAAGCTAGGAGCCAACCTGTACTTAAATAAAATATTAGATCAATACAAGGTTGAGTCAGCTTTTAAAGCTATCGCTTAG